The Phoenix dactylifera cultivar Barhee BC4 chromosome 15, palm_55x_up_171113_PBpolish2nd_filt_p, whole genome shotgun sequence genome contains a region encoding:
- the LOC103717754 gene encoding homeobox-leucine zipper protein ATHB-13-like, whose protein sequence is MFHNQVTCNGLPSSFFPPNFLLPHEEGHQPPASLGPLLPTNPQDFRGVATMLGKRSMSFSGIEACEEMNAEDDLSDDCSHVGEKKRRLNLEQVRTLERNFEMGNKLEPERKMQLARALGLQPRQIAIWFQNRRARWKTKQLEKDYDALKRQFEGIKAENDALQAQNEKLHAEILALKGRETTEPINLNKETEGSCSNRSENSSDVNLDISRTQATDSPSNPHQSRPFFPSYRSPSVAQLLHGSSKAEAQCPKIEHGIQEENFNMFCSIEDQTAFWSWSEQHNFR, encoded by the exons ATGTTTCACAACCAAGTGACTTGCAATGGACTGCcttcctccttcttccctccaaacttcttgttACCCCATGAAGAGGGCCACCAGCCCCCAGCTTCTCTTGGGCCCCTGCTCCCCACTAATCCACAGGACTTCAGAG GTGTGGCCACAATGCTGGGGAAGAGGTCCATGTCGTTCTCCGGCATCGAGGCCTGTGAGGAGATGAATGCGGAGGATGACCTCTCCGATGATTGCTCGCATGTGGGGGAGAAAAAGAGGAGGCTGAACTTGGAGCAGGTAAGGACGCTGGAGAGGAATTTTGAGATGGGGAACAAGCTCGAGCCAGAGAGGAAGATGCAATTGGCCAGGGCTCTCGGGCTGCAGCCAAGGCAGATTGCCATATGGTTCCAGAACAGGAGGGCCAGGTGGAAGACCAAGCAATTGGAGAAGGACTATGATGCCCTCAAGAGGCAGTTTGAGGGTATCAAAGCTGAGAATGACGCCCTCCAAGCCCAGAACGAGAAGCTTCACGCTGAG ATTTTGGCACTTAAAGGCAGAGAAACGACTGAGCCCATCAACCTCAATAAAGAAACCGAGGGATCTTGCAGCAACAGGAGTGAGAACAGCTCTGACGTCAACTTAGATATCTCAAGAACACAAGCCACCGATAGCCCTTCAAATCCCCACCAAAGCAGGCCTTTTTTCCCATCATATAGATCCCCAAGTGTTGCCCAACTCCTCCATGGCTCCTCCAAAGCAGAGGCCCAATGCCCCAAGATCGAGCACGGCATCCAAGAGGAGAACTTTAACATGTTCTGCAGCATAGAAGATCAAACTGCCTTCTGGTCATGGTCAGAGCAGCACAATTTCCGCTGA